A single region of the Mycobacterium lentiflavum genome encodes:
- a CDS encoding WXG100 family type VII secretion target, protein MATRFMTDPHAMRAMAGRFEMHAQTVSDEARKMWASSMNIAGAGWSGQAQATSYDTMGQMNQAFNNIVNMLHGVRDGLIRDANNYETQEQASQQALGH, encoded by the coding sequence ATGGCAACACGTTTTATGACCGACCCGCACGCGATGCGTGCGATGGCGGGCCGTTTTGAGATGCACGCGCAGACGGTGTCGGACGAGGCTCGCAAGATGTGGGCGTCGTCGATGAACATCGCCGGTGCGGGCTGGAGCGGTCAGGCTCAGGCCACGTCGTACGACACGATGGGTCAGATGAACCAGGCGTTCAACAACATTGTCAACATGCTCCACGGCGTGCGTGACGGACTGATCCGTGACGCCAACAACTACGAGACGCAAGAGCAGGCCTCGCAGCAAGCCCTCGGCCACTAG
- a CDS encoding WXG100 family type VII secretion target, with product MSINYQFGDVDAHGALIRAQAASLEAEHQAIVRDVLAAGDFWGGAGSVACQEFITQLGRNFQVIYEQANQHGQKVQTAGNNMASTDSAVGSSWA from the coding sequence ATGTCGATCAATTACCAGTTCGGAGATGTGGACGCGCACGGTGCCCTCATCCGCGCGCAGGCCGCTTCGTTGGAGGCCGAGCACCAGGCCATCGTGCGTGATGTGCTGGCTGCCGGTGACTTCTGGGGTGGCGCCGGTTCGGTGGCGTGCCAGGAGTTCATCACCCAGTTGGGTCGCAACTTCCAGGTGATCTACGAGCAGGCCAATCAGCACGGGCAGAAGGTGCAGACCGCGGGCAACAACATGGCCAGCACCGACAGCGCCGTCGGGTCCAGCTGGGCCTGA
- a CDS encoding response regulator transcription factor, which translates to MTAVTSGYAGSQRPRQAILGQLPRIYRADGSPIRVLLVDDEPALTNLVKMALHYEGWVVEIAHNGREALAKFDRVTPDVLVLDIMLPDMDGLRILQRIRESDVYTPTLFLTARDSVMDRVTGLTAGADDYMTKPFSLEELVARLRGLLRRSSQLSPPAAEALKVGDLRLDTASREVTRDGTPISLSSTEFELLRFLMRNPRRALSRTEILDRVWNYDFAGRTSIVDLYISYLRKKIDSGREPMIHTVRGVGYMLRPLE; encoded by the coding sequence ATGACCGCCGTAACCTCCGGATACGCGGGTAGCCAGCGCCCCCGTCAAGCCATCCTTGGACAGCTGCCGAGGATCTATCGCGCCGACGGTTCACCGATCCGGGTTTTGCTGGTGGACGACGAGCCGGCGCTCACCAACCTCGTCAAAATGGCCCTGCACTACGAGGGCTGGGTGGTGGAGATCGCCCACAACGGACGTGAAGCACTGGCCAAGTTCGACCGGGTGACGCCGGATGTGCTCGTCCTCGACATCATGCTGCCGGACATGGATGGCCTGCGCATTCTGCAGCGGATCCGTGAATCCGACGTCTACACCCCGACGCTGTTCTTGACCGCACGCGATTCGGTGATGGACCGGGTCACCGGCCTGACCGCCGGCGCCGACGACTACATGACCAAGCCGTTCAGCCTCGAGGAGCTGGTCGCACGTCTTCGCGGGTTGCTGCGCCGGTCGAGCCAGCTGTCCCCGCCGGCCGCCGAAGCGCTGAAGGTCGGCGATCTTCGGCTGGACACCGCCAGCCGCGAAGTCACCCGCGACGGCACGCCGATATCGCTGTCGTCGACCGAGTTCGAATTGCTGCGTTTCCTGATGCGCAATCCGCGCCGTGCGCTGAGCCGCACCGAAATCCTGGACCGTGTCTGGAACTACGACTTCGCGGGGCGCACCAGCATTGTCGATCTGTACATCTCGTATCTACGAAAGAAAATCGACTCCGGCCGGGAGCCGATGATCCACACCGTGCGAGGTGTTGGATACATGCTGCGACCCCTGGAATGA
- a CDS encoding sensor histidine kinase, with product MTGRRNTPFWLPRSLRRQLLIGVLAVVTVVLVSVGVVSVLSLRGYVTAISDADVAESLDALSNSYTRYRNGEHTSAHRRTPPVDQAMLEFTGQTPGNLIAVVHNRTVIGSAVFSEDEPKPAPPDVIHAIESLSWTDAPPRTVRLGSLGAYRVDSRREGSDLLIVGMSVKLADQIMARKYITTSLLIAAALVITAGLTVWVVGYTLRPLRRVAATAAEVAAMPLTGDDHRISVRVRQEDTDPDNEVGIVGHTLNRLLDNVDSALAHRVDSDMRMRQFLTDASHELRTPLAAIQGYAELTRQDSSALPPTTEYALARIESEAQRMSLLVEELLLLSRLGEGEDLQNEDVDLAELVVNAVNDAAVAAPTHTWLKDLPEGPVWVRGDHARLHQAVSNLHSNARLHTPPGVTVTTAITYHRSDSGAPHAELTVADDGPGIDADLLPRLFERFVRANTSRSDGSGIGLGLAIVSSIVKAHHGSVSAESAHSRTVFRMRLPMIDGPSA from the coding sequence ATGACGGGCCGGCGCAATACCCCTTTCTGGTTGCCCCGGTCGCTGCGCCGCCAATTACTGATAGGCGTATTAGCCGTTGTTACAGTGGTTTTGGTGTCTGTCGGCGTGGTCTCGGTGCTCAGCCTGCGCGGCTACGTCACCGCGATCAGCGACGCCGATGTCGCCGAATCGCTCGATGCGCTGAGCAACTCCTACACCCGATACCGAAACGGCGAGCACACCTCGGCGCACCGCCGCACTCCGCCGGTGGACCAGGCGATGCTGGAATTCACCGGACAAACACCGGGCAACCTGATCGCCGTGGTGCACAACCGCACCGTGATCGGGTCTGCGGTGTTCTCCGAAGACGAGCCAAAACCCGCGCCGCCCGACGTGATTCACGCGATCGAATCGCTGTCCTGGACCGACGCGCCGCCCAGGACCGTACGGCTCGGCAGCCTGGGCGCCTATCGCGTCGATAGCAGGCGCGAGGGATCCGATCTGCTGATCGTCGGGATGTCGGTGAAACTGGCCGACCAGATCATGGCCCGCAAGTACATCACCACCAGCCTGCTGATCGCGGCCGCCCTGGTGATCACCGCCGGGCTCACCGTCTGGGTGGTCGGCTACACACTTCGCCCGCTGCGCCGGGTCGCGGCGACCGCCGCGGAAGTCGCGGCAATGCCGCTCACCGGCGACGACCACCGGATCAGCGTGCGGGTCCGGCAGGAAGACACCGACCCCGACAACGAGGTCGGCATCGTCGGGCACACATTGAACCGGTTGCTGGACAACGTGGATAGCGCCCTGGCGCATCGCGTCGACTCCGACATGCGGATGCGGCAATTCCTCACCGACGCCAGCCACGAGCTGCGAACGCCGCTGGCGGCGATTCAGGGCTACGCGGAGCTGACCCGCCAGGACAGCTCGGCGCTACCGCCGACCACCGAGTACGCGCTGGCGCGCATCGAGTCCGAGGCACAGCGGATGTCCCTGCTCGTCGAGGAGCTGCTGCTGCTCTCGCGCCTGGGCGAGGGTGAGGACCTGCAGAACGAAGACGTGGACCTGGCCGAACTGGTCGTCAACGCGGTGAACGACGCAGCGGTCGCGGCGCCGACGCACACGTGGCTCAAAGACCTGCCCGAAGGCCCGGTCTGGGTGCGCGGCGACCACGCCCGGCTGCATCAAGCTGTCAGCAATCTGCACAGCAACGCCCGCCTGCACACGCCGCCCGGCGTCACGGTCACCACCGCAATCACCTACCACCGCAGCGATTCCGGCGCACCGCACGCGGAGTTGACCGTTGCCGATGACGGTCCCGGCATCGACGCGGATCTGCTCCCCCGGCTCTTCGAACGATTCGTCCGCGCGAACACCTCCCGATCCGACGGGTCGGGCATCGGGCTGGGCCTGGCCATCGTCAGTTCGATCGTCAAAGCCCATCACGGCTCGGTCAGTGCCGAATCCGCGCACAGCCGAACGGTGTTCCGGATGCGGCTGCCGATGATCGACGGTCCGAGCGCTTAG
- a CDS encoding DUF6611 family protein, with the protein MHDTRDRVAQPGMAPPTRTELSARGRWSRLLEGAHPWGSFVATVGRYGVQRFQLVVYPPGSSVADRQLARLWRGWPISGAALGLIAMVVLGEVAASPDTVLAFAVGCYVTIGAVLFLTAGPTRVQVRSVSIALMPQAADGCELNRYVEGLSLATMLTRADRLLKVGAISSGEHEGIWREAYERLAAIQV; encoded by the coding sequence ATGCACGACACGCGCGACCGAGTTGCTCAACCCGGCATGGCCCCGCCGACCCGCACGGAACTTTCCGCGCGGGGACGGTGGTCGCGACTGCTCGAGGGCGCCCACCCGTGGGGATCGTTTGTTGCCACGGTCGGACGATATGGGGTGCAACGCTTTCAGTTGGTCGTCTATCCGCCCGGAAGCAGCGTCGCCGATCGGCAATTGGCGCGGCTATGGCGGGGATGGCCGATAAGTGGCGCTGCCCTCGGGTTGATCGCCATGGTGGTGCTCGGCGAGGTCGCGGCCTCGCCCGACACCGTGCTGGCGTTCGCCGTCGGCTGCTACGTAACCATCGGCGCTGTGCTTTTCCTGACGGCCGGACCCACTCGCGTGCAGGTCAGGTCTGTGTCGATCGCCCTGATGCCCCAAGCCGCCGACGGTTGCGAACTAAATAGGTACGTCGAGGGTCTGAGCTTGGCCACCATGTTGACCCGCGCCGACCGGTTGCTCAAGGTGGGTGCGATCTCGTCGGGCGAGCATGAGGGGATTTGGCGGGAAGCCTACGAGCGTCTCGCAGCGATCCAAGTCTGA
- a CDS encoding DUF2254 domain-containing protein: MSNSVARVVHEARLTPSAQSGLWSKQHPYDRCPNLYGTFSTGEPGPRCPPGLALIRAGQLDNRRDRTLRRAFASGCADVMLSPRLVWPEWRREELRTNLWLVPAMVTLVALGLFTLTLWLDRATYRGEIRPPAWVISGTADAARQILTAIAASVITVVGIVFSITIVTLTLASTQFGPRMLRNFIRDRGTQLTLGAFVATFVYCIVTLVSIGPGDNGDFVPHISITTAFGLVLIDVMVLIYFIHHIATQIQLPQVIAGIARDLARAVAVQSEDRPEFATRDPALGPTLDELLSRIETAGTVIPTPKSGYLQFIRHQTLVRVAAQADAVIRLPYRPGHFLVEGRELASVWPETAAERVADYLARAQATGPHRTLTQDVAFGVDQLVEIAIRALSPAVNDTFTALTCIDWLGDCLCKIAPIWAPTQVHRDRRGVIRVISDQVSYERLVQRSFEKIRQAGRGMPAVMVRQLDALTTIMAQTTDPQRAQVLTDQAAMIQRSNVESVSEQSDRADVERRYVALLALHEKLCREP, translated from the coding sequence TTGAGCAACTCGGTCGCGCGTGTCGTGCATGAAGCCAGATTGACGCCTTCGGCCCAAAGCGGGCTTTGGTCCAAACAGCATCCATACGATCGCTGTCCAAATCTTTACGGAACATTTTCGACCGGCGAACCCGGCCCGCGTTGCCCACCGGGACTTGCGCTTATCAGGGCTGGTCAGTTAGATAACCGCCGTGATAGAACGCTGCGCCGTGCGTTTGCCAGCGGCTGTGCCGATGTGATGCTAAGCCCCCGTCTGGTATGGCCGGAGTGGCGTCGAGAAGAGCTGCGCACCAATTTGTGGTTGGTTCCGGCGATGGTGACACTCGTTGCGCTCGGCCTTTTCACCCTGACGCTGTGGTTGGACCGGGCCACGTACCGGGGTGAAATCCGGCCGCCGGCATGGGTGATCAGCGGCACCGCCGATGCAGCGCGTCAGATATTGACCGCTATTGCGGCCTCGGTGATCACCGTCGTCGGCATCGTTTTTTCAATCACCATCGTGACGTTGACGCTGGCGTCGACGCAGTTCGGTCCGCGGATGCTACGAAACTTCATCCGCGACCGCGGCACCCAGCTCACGCTGGGAGCATTCGTGGCGACGTTCGTGTACTGCATTGTGACGCTCGTTTCGATCGGACCCGGAGATAACGGCGACTTCGTGCCCCACATCTCGATCACGACTGCTTTCGGCCTGGTTCTGATCGATGTCATGGTCCTGATCTATTTCATTCACCACATCGCCACCCAAATCCAGCTGCCCCAAGTGATTGCCGGCATCGCCAGAGATCTGGCCCGAGCCGTGGCGGTACAGAGTGAAGACCGACCGGAATTCGCGACCCGAGACCCTGCGCTAGGTCCTACGCTCGACGAGCTGCTCAGCAGAATTGAAACCGCCGGCACCGTCATACCCACTCCCAAAAGCGGTTACCTGCAATTCATCCGGCATCAGACGCTGGTACGCGTCGCCGCCCAGGCCGACGCGGTGATCCGGCTGCCTTATCGCCCGGGGCACTTTTTGGTCGAAGGCCGTGAGCTGGCCAGCGTATGGCCCGAGACCGCCGCCGAGCGGGTGGCCGACTACCTGGCGCGGGCTCAGGCAACCGGACCGCATCGCACCCTGACACAGGATGTCGCCTTCGGCGTCGACCAGCTCGTCGAAATCGCGATTCGAGCACTGTCTCCGGCCGTCAACGACACCTTCACCGCACTCACATGCATCGACTGGCTCGGCGACTGCTTGTGCAAAATTGCTCCGATATGGGCGCCAACTCAAGTTCATCGCGACCGCCGCGGCGTCATTCGCGTCATCTCCGATCAAGTCAGCTACGAGCGGCTGGTGCAACGATCGTTCGAGAAGATCCGGCAGGCCGGCCGCGGCATGCCGGCGGTGATGGTCCGTCAGCTCGATGCGTTAACGACGATCATGGCGCAAACGACCGACCCGCAGCGCGCCCAAGTCCTGACGGATCAGGCGGCCATGATTCAGCGTTCGAATGTGGAATCGGTTTCCGAACAGTCTGACCGCGCTGACGTCGAACGCCGTTACGTCGCCTTACTCGCCCTTCACGAAAAGCTTTGTCGCGAACCGTGA
- the kdpA gene encoding potassium-transporting ATPase subunit KdpA, which produces MSTTSAGIVFLIALVAALVAVHVPLGDYMFRVYSAEKDSSVERVIYRLIGVDSRSEQTWGAYARSVLAFSSISILFLFVFQLVQGKLPLHLHDPATKMTPALAWNTAVSFVTNTNWQAYSGESTQGHLVQMAGLAVQNFVSAAVGIAVAVALVRGFARRRTGDLGNFWVDLVRGTLRILLPIAVIGAIVLIAGGAIENFHLNDQVVNTLAGTPQTITGGPVASQEVIKELGTNGGGFYNANSAHPFENPNPWTNWLEIFLLLMISFSLPRTFGRMVGSTKQGYAIASVMGTLYLISVSLMLWFQLQHHGTVPTATGAAMEGVEQRFGIADSAVFADSTTLTSTGAVDSFHDSYTSLGGMMALFNMQLGEVAPGGTGSGLYGMLILAVITVFVAGLMVGRTPEYLGKKINPREIKLAASYFLVTPLIVLTGTAIAMALPGERAGMLNTGPHGLSEVLYAFTSAANNNGSAFAGISVNTNWYNTALGLAMVFGRFLPIVLVLALAGSLAKQGSTPESAGTLPTHRPQFVGMVAGVTLILVALTFLPMLALGPLAEGIH; this is translated from the coding sequence GTGAGCACAACGTCCGCGGGGATCGTCTTTCTCATCGCTCTCGTCGCGGCCCTGGTTGCGGTGCATGTGCCGTTGGGCGACTACATGTTTCGGGTCTACTCTGCGGAGAAGGACTCCTCCGTCGAGCGGGTGATCTACCGGCTGATCGGCGTCGACTCACGCTCCGAGCAGACCTGGGGCGCCTACGCCCGAAGCGTCTTGGCATTCTCGTCGATCAGCATCCTCTTCTTGTTCGTATTCCAGCTCGTGCAGGGCAAATTGCCTTTGCACCTACATGATCCGGCTACCAAAATGACGCCGGCGCTGGCCTGGAACACCGCCGTCAGCTTCGTCACCAACACCAACTGGCAGGCCTACTCCGGGGAATCAACACAGGGTCATCTGGTGCAAATGGCGGGACTGGCGGTACAGAACTTCGTCTCGGCCGCCGTCGGCATCGCAGTAGCGGTTGCGCTGGTGCGCGGCTTCGCCCGGAGGCGCACCGGTGATCTGGGAAACTTCTGGGTCGACCTGGTCCGCGGCACGCTGCGCATCCTGCTGCCGATCGCGGTCATCGGGGCGATTGTGTTGATCGCGGGCGGGGCGATCGAGAACTTCCACCTCAACGACCAGGTTGTCAACACACTTGCCGGTACCCCACAGACCATCACCGGCGGCCCAGTGGCCAGCCAGGAAGTCATCAAAGAGCTGGGCACCAACGGGGGCGGCTTCTACAACGCCAACTCCGCGCACCCCTTCGAAAACCCGAATCCGTGGACGAACTGGCTCGAGATTTTCCTGCTACTGATGATCAGCTTTTCGTTGCCGCGCACGTTCGGACGCATGGTGGGCAGCACCAAGCAGGGCTACGCGATCGCCTCGGTCATGGGGACGCTGTACCTCATCAGCGTGTCGCTCATGCTGTGGTTCCAATTGCAGCATCACGGCACGGTACCGACCGCGACCGGTGCGGCGATGGAAGGTGTCGAGCAACGGTTCGGCATCGCCGACTCGGCCGTATTTGCCGACTCGACAACGCTGACCTCTACCGGTGCCGTCGACTCGTTCCACGACTCGTACACCAGCCTCGGCGGGATGATGGCGCTGTTCAATATGCAGCTCGGTGAGGTCGCTCCCGGCGGCACCGGCTCCGGCCTGTACGGCATGTTGATTTTGGCCGTGATCACCGTCTTCGTTGCCGGCCTGATGGTCGGGCGGACTCCGGAATACCTCGGCAAGAAGATCAACCCGCGCGAAATCAAGCTGGCGGCAAGCTATTTCCTGGTCACACCGCTGATCGTGCTGACCGGCACGGCGATTGCGATGGCGCTGCCGGGCGAACGCGCCGGCATGCTGAACACGGGCCCGCACGGGCTGTCGGAGGTCTTGTACGCGTTCACTTCCGCCGCCAACAACAACGGGTCCGCATTCGCGGGGATCAGCGTCAACACCAACTGGTACAACACCGCCCTCGGACTGGCGATGGTCTTTGGCAGGTTCCTGCCGATCGTGTTGGTACTCGCCTTGGCCGGGTCGCTAGCCAAGCAGGGCAGCACGCCGGAATCGGCGGGAACGCTTCCCACCCACCGGCCACAGTTCGTCGGCATGGTCGCCGGCGTCACGTTGATCCTTGTTGCCCTCACTTTCCTGCCCATGCTCGCGCTCGGGCCTCTCGCTGAAGGAATCCATTGA
- the kdpB gene encoding potassium-transporting ATPase subunit KdpB translates to MTATVDSAAPTQPSPSPNKKRVQGGLLDPKMLWKSTPDALRKLDPRTLWRNPVMFIVEIGAAWSTVLAIISPTWFAWLTVVWLWLTVVFANVAEAVAEGRGKAQAETLRRAKTQTMARRLKNWEAGTPGVEEEVAAPLLQQGDVVVVEAGQVIPGDGDVVEGIASVDESAITGESAPVIRESGGDRSAVTGGTTVLSDRIVVKITQKPGESFIDRMIALVEGANRQKTPNEIALNILLAALTIIFVFAVATLQPLAIYSKMNNPGVPNTEALNTNGVTGIVMVSLLVCLIPTTIGALLSAIGIAGMDRLVQRNVLAMSGRAVEAAGDVNTLLLDKTGTITLGNRQAAAFIPLDGVTDEQLADAAQLSSLADETPEGRSVVVFAKQHFGLRARTPGELAHAQWVEFSATTRMSGVDLDGHQLRKGAASSVSEWVRNQGGTVSHQLGEIVDGISAGGGTPLVVGEIRDGEAAVLGVIHLKDVVKQGMRDRFDEMRKMGIRTVMITGDNPLTAKAIADEAGVDDFLAEATPEDKLALIKREQAGGKLVAMTGDGTNDAPALAQADVGVAMNTGTSAAKEAGNMVDLDSDPTKLIEIVEIGKQLLITRGALTTFSIANDIAKYFAIIPAMFVGLFPGLDLINIMRLHSPQSAILSAVIFNAVVIVALIPLSLRGVRYTPSSASKLLSRNLYIYGLGGIIAPFVGIKLIDLVIQFVPGMS, encoded by the coding sequence ATGACCGCGACCGTCGATTCGGCTGCGCCGACGCAGCCCTCACCCTCGCCCAACAAAAAACGGGTGCAGGGCGGCCTGCTCGACCCGAAGATGTTGTGGAAGTCAACGCCGGATGCGTTGCGCAAACTCGACCCGCGCACGCTGTGGCGCAACCCGGTGATGTTCATCGTTGAAATCGGCGCCGCCTGGAGCACCGTGTTGGCGATCATCAGCCCGACCTGGTTCGCGTGGTTAACCGTGGTTTGGCTATGGCTGACCGTGGTTTTTGCCAATGTCGCGGAAGCGGTGGCCGAAGGACGCGGTAAAGCTCAGGCCGAAACGCTGCGCCGAGCAAAAACCCAGACGATGGCCCGGCGGCTCAAGAATTGGGAAGCCGGCACGCCTGGAGTCGAGGAAGAGGTCGCCGCACCGCTGCTGCAGCAGGGCGATGTCGTCGTCGTCGAGGCCGGCCAAGTCATACCGGGCGACGGCGACGTCGTGGAAGGCATTGCATCGGTTGACGAATCGGCGATCACCGGTGAGTCGGCGCCCGTGATCCGGGAGTCCGGGGGCGACCGTTCGGCGGTCACCGGTGGCACCACCGTGCTGAGCGACCGGATCGTCGTAAAAATCACCCAAAAGCCTGGGGAAAGCTTCATCGACCGGATGATCGCGCTCGTCGAGGGCGCCAACCGGCAGAAAACCCCCAATGAGATCGCCCTGAACATCCTGCTTGCCGCGTTGACGATCATCTTCGTCTTTGCCGTCGCGACCCTGCAACCGCTCGCGATCTACTCCAAGATGAACAATCCCGGCGTCCCAAATACCGAGGCGCTCAACACAAATGGCGTTACCGGGATCGTGATGGTATCGCTATTGGTTTGTCTGATACCCACGACAATCGGCGCACTTCTGTCCGCCATCGGCATCGCCGGCATGGACCGGCTGGTTCAGCGCAACGTGTTGGCAATGTCCGGGCGGGCGGTGGAAGCTGCGGGCGACGTGAACACCCTGCTGCTCGACAAGACGGGCACCATCACGTTAGGCAATCGCCAAGCAGCTGCCTTCATCCCGCTCGACGGCGTCACCGATGAGCAGCTTGCCGATGCCGCGCAGTTGTCCAGCCTGGCCGACGAAACACCGGAAGGTCGCTCGGTCGTCGTCTTCGCCAAACAACACTTCGGGCTGCGCGCGCGCACCCCGGGCGAGCTAGCCCATGCCCAATGGGTGGAATTCTCAGCGACAACCCGGATGTCGGGTGTCGACCTCGACGGGCACCAATTACGCAAGGGCGCGGCCAGCTCGGTCTCGGAATGGGTGCGCAATCAAGGCGGCACGGTGTCGCACCAGCTCGGCGAGATCGTTGACGGGATCTCTGCCGGCGGCGGCACCCCCTTGGTCGTCGGTGAGATCCGCGACGGCGAGGCCGCAGTGCTGGGAGTCATCCACCTCAAAGACGTTGTCAAGCAAGGCATGCGGGATCGCTTCGACGAGATGCGCAAGATGGGCATCCGAACGGTGATGATCACCGGCGACAACCCGTTGACTGCCAAGGCGATTGCAGACGAGGCCGGTGTCGACGACTTCCTCGCCGAAGCCACGCCCGAGGACAAACTGGCGCTGATCAAGCGCGAACAAGCCGGCGGCAAACTGGTCGCGATGACCGGTGACGGCACCAATGACGCCCCGGCCCTGGCCCAGGCCGACGTGGGCGTGGCGATGAACACCGGCACCTCGGCCGCCAAAGAAGCCGGCAACATGGTCGATCTCGACTCAGACCCAACGAAACTCATCGAGATCGTCGAGATCGGTAAGCAGCTGCTGATCACTCGCGGCGCATTGACGACGTTCTCAATCGCCAACGACATCGCGAAGTACTTCGCGATCATCCCGGCCATGTTTGTAGGGCTGTTTCCCGGTCTAGATCTGATCAACATCATGCGGCTGCACAGCCCGCAGTCGGCGATCCTGTCCGCGGTGATTTTCAATGCGGTCGTGATCGTGGCGCTGATCCCGCTGTCGCTGCGGGGTGTGCGCTACACGCCGAGCAGCGCGTCAAAGCTGTTGAGCCGCAACCTCTATATCTACGGGCTCGGCGGAATCATCGCACCGTTCGTCGGGATCAAGCTGATAGACCTCGTTATCCAATTCGTCCCGGGGATGTCCTGA
- a CDS encoding potassium-transporting ATPase subunit C, which translates to MKFSNFVRVHWAAFRALLVLTVITGLAYPVFIWLVAQIPGLHDKAEGSILTVNGKPIGSRLIGQLFTDKDGNALPQYFQSRPSAAGTGYDPTSTSASNLGPESIVDTPADPAQLAAGKSASDAGFKPSLLTQVCTRSATVGQLEGVDGSRPFCTGGGVGAVLSVIGSRDARGNVTHPTQVISVNEPCQTTQTPFLTSYQGVRVQCAKYGEDYSIGQIVPIRGAAPANPSVPADAVTASGSGLDPDISPAYADIQVARVARTRHVSPDQIKSVLAQYRSGRDLGFFGEPTVNVLQLNLQLDRKYPVSS; encoded by the coding sequence ATGAAGTTTTCAAATTTCGTCCGCGTGCACTGGGCCGCCTTTCGTGCACTGCTGGTGCTGACCGTGATCACCGGCTTGGCGTATCCCGTGTTCATCTGGCTGGTCGCGCAGATCCCCGGATTGCACGACAAGGCGGAGGGATCGATTCTCACCGTGAACGGCAAGCCGATCGGCAGCCGGCTGATCGGTCAACTGTTCACCGACAAGGACGGCAACGCACTGCCGCAGTACTTCCAGAGCCGACCGTCGGCGGCCGGCACCGGGTACGACCCGACGTCGACGAGCGCGAGCAACCTCGGGCCGGAAAGCATCGTCGACACACCGGCCGACCCAGCGCAATTGGCGGCGGGGAAGTCCGCATCGGACGCAGGCTTCAAGCCGAGCCTGCTGACACAGGTGTGCACGCGTAGCGCTACCGTGGGCCAGCTGGAGGGTGTGGACGGTTCGCGTCCGTTCTGCACCGGCGGCGGAGTGGGCGCGGTGCTCTCCGTGATCGGCTCTCGCGACGCACGCGGAAACGTCACTCACCCCACCCAAGTGATCAGCGTCAACGAGCCGTGCCAGACGACGCAGACGCCGTTCCTCACCAGCTACCAGGGCGTGCGGGTGCAGTGCGCGAAGTACGGCGAGGACTACTCGATCGGCCAGATCGTGCCCATCCGTGGGGCCGCACCCGCCAACCCCTCCGTACCCGCCGATGCGGTCACCGCCAGCGGTAGTGGGCTCGACCCAGACATCTCGCCGGCCTACGCCGACATCCAGGTCGCCCGGGTGGCCAGGACTCGCCATGTCAGCCCCGATCAGATCAAGTCGGTCCTGGCTCAGTACCGCAGCGGCCGTGACCTTGGATTCTTCGGAGAGCCCACGGTGAACGTGTTGCAGCTCAACCTCCAACTCGACCGCAAATATCCGGTATCGAGCTGA